One part of the Bacteroidia bacterium genome encodes these proteins:
- a CDS encoding sialate O-acetylesterase, translating into MKRTLLLLLLSWSLCQAKIWTPSIISDHMVLQRNSTAKLWGWTTNTNEDLKVFTSWDEKETSIKADQGYWEIELETPEAGGPYEISIIGHENLSFKNIMIGEVWICSGQSNMEWTPLMGLDNAEEEIAAANFPNIRFFTAPKRKSEHPQDDIPAEWAECSPETMKNFSSVAYFFGQKLHKDLEVPIGLINTNWGGTNVEAWIPKNQLEKDAELVSAAEKIKRVPWWPEETGVCYNAMIHPFLKFDIAGAIWYQGESNRVNAFSYYKSFPLMIKSWRELWGKEFPFYFAQIAPFNYNSELNIDAAVVRDAQLYTMLNVPKTGMAVTNDIGNLKNIHPQNKQDVGQRLALWALAKTYGRTDVTYSGPVYTSMDIKKKSIVLSFDHVGGGLMKKGDRLKEFYIAGKDQVFHKAEARIKGDKVWVSSPKVSSPKAVRFAFSNRAEPNLFNRAGLPASAFRTDDWEIKLK; encoded by the coding sequence ATGAAACGAACACTACTACTATTATTACTCTCCTGGAGTCTGTGTCAGGCAAAGATCTGGACCCCCTCCATCATTTCTGACCATATGGTTCTGCAGAGAAATTCTACTGCCAAACTCTGGGGATGGACTACTAATACCAATGAAGACCTAAAAGTCTTTACAAGTTGGGACGAAAAAGAGACCAGTATCAAAGCGGATCAGGGATATTGGGAGATTGAGTTGGAAACTCCTGAAGCAGGTGGACCTTATGAGATTAGCATCATCGGACATGAAAACCTGAGTTTCAAAAATATCATGATAGGAGAAGTCTGGATTTGTTCCGGACAGTCAAATATGGAGTGGACTCCTTTGATGGGACTGGATAATGCGGAAGAAGAAATAGCAGCAGCAAATTTTCCGAATATCCGCTTCTTTACAGCACCCAAGCGTAAGTCTGAGCACCCCCAGGACGATATCCCTGCAGAATGGGCAGAGTGTTCCCCGGAGACGATGAAGAACTTTAGTTCCGTGGCCTATTTCTTTGGGCAGAAATTGCATAAGGACCTGGAAGTCCCCATCGGTTTGATCAACACCAATTGGGGTGGAACGAATGTAGAAGCCTGGATTCCCAAAAACCAATTGGAAAAAGACGCTGAATTGGTTTCCGCTGCAGAGAAAATAAAACGTGTCCCCTGGTGGCCGGAAGAAACAGGGGTTTGCTATAATGCGATGATACACCCTTTCCTAAAATTCGATATTGCTGGAGCTATTTGGTATCAGGGAGAATCTAATCGAGTCAATGCCTTTTCCTATTATAAATCCTTCCCACTGATGATAAAGAGTTGGAGAGAGCTGTGGGGCAAAGAATTTCCTTTCTATTTCGCCCAAATCGCGCCTTTTAATTATAATTCTGAACTCAATATCGATGCAGCGGTTGTTCGAGATGCTCAGCTCTATACCATGCTGAATGTCCCGAAAACAGGAATGGCCGTTACCAATGATATTGGAAATCTGAAAAACATTCATCCCCAGAATAAACAGGATGTGGGCCAAAGATTAGCATTATGGGCCCTGGCAAAAACCTATGGCAGAACGGATGTTACCTATAGTGGTCCGGTTTACACTTCTATGGATATCAAGAAAAAGTCTATTGTACTTTCTTTCGATCATGTAGGGGGAGGATTGATGAAAAAAGGCGATAGGCTGAAAGAATTTTATATAGCAGGTAAAGACCAGGTTTTCCATAAAGCGGAGGCTCGCATCAAAGGAGATAAGGTATGGGTTTCTTCTCCAAAGGTAAGTTCACCAAAAGCGGTGAGATTTGCATTTAGCAATAGGGCAGAACCCAATCTCTTTAACAGAGCGGGATTACCCGCTTCGGCTTTTAGAACAGATGACTGGGAGATCAAGCTGAAGTAG
- a CDS encoding glucose 1-dehydrogenase — MNVAQLPGIKQFSLTDKLAIITGGSKGLGLAMAAGLASGGAKLMLVNRNLEEGERAAKSLEEAYGTEAIAFAADVCKAEDMKAMAAKAMDHFGRIDVLINNAGINIRGPIDELQEEEFQRVMNVNVHGMWLASRAVTPSMKDAGSGKIINISSTLGLVGLANRTPYATSKGAVIQMTRALGLELAPFGINVNAICPGPFLTEMNIPFKDTLEYKKFVIGATAVERWAELKEIQGAAIFLSSEASSYMVGSVVTVDGGWTAK, encoded by the coding sequence ATGAATGTAGCCCAATTACCTGGTATCAAACAATTTTCACTTACAGACAAACTAGCCATCATCACAGGTGGATCTAAAGGTCTGGGACTTGCGATGGCTGCTGGTCTCGCTTCCGGAGGAGCCAAACTTATGTTGGTGAATAGAAATCTGGAAGAAGGTGAGCGCGCAGCTAAATCACTCGAAGAAGCTTATGGGACAGAAGCGATTGCATTTGCGGCAGATGTCTGCAAAGCTGAGGATATGAAGGCTATGGCAGCAAAGGCTATGGATCATTTCGGGAGAATAGATGTCCTCATAAATAATGCGGGGATCAATATTCGCGGGCCCATAGATGAATTGCAGGAAGAAGAATTTCAACGGGTAATGAATGTCAATGTTCATGGCATGTGGTTGGCATCGAGAGCTGTTACTCCCAGCATGAAAGATGCAGGAAGTGGGAAAATCATCAACATTTCAAGTACACTCGGTCTTGTCGGACTTGCCAATCGGACCCCCTATGCGACGAGCAAAGGAGCTGTGATTCAAATGACACGAGCCTTAGGATTGGAGTTGGCACCATTTGGTATCAATGTAAATGCGATTTGTCCCGGACCCTTTTTGACGGAAATGAATATTCCCTTTAAGGATACGCTTGAGTATAAGAAATTTGTTATTGGAGCTACGGCTGTTGAGCGTTGGGCAGAGCTGAAAGAAATTCAGGGCGCTGCTATTTTCTTATCCAGTGAGGCCTCTTCCTACATGGTAGGCTCGGTTGTAACCGTTGATGGAGGCTGGACAGCTAAATAG
- a CDS encoding sugar phosphate isomerase/epimerase yields MTYFEHIGLQLYTLRDAFEEDGGNCLRKVAEIGYKEIEFHSIHLVPAYASLLKELGLSVSSSHVMPPFLTGQWEAYGIPKPEDDSFQSQLNIASQYGVKHLVMPMLLPQERGNLDHYKKLAELFNRCGEACRKQGVYFCYHHHNFEFEPLEGYSPMEVFLNHTDPELVSFELDIFWLAVAGKDPIEFMKKHGDRIKLLHLKDLKAGVSPNFKTLETAMNMPEIFLEVGNGVLDIKRSLEMARTIGISHAYVEQDFSPHPLQSIRKSYQFLEALGL; encoded by the coding sequence ATGACATATTTTGAACACATAGGCCTACAACTTTATACTTTACGAGATGCCTTTGAAGAGGACGGGGGGAACTGTCTGAGGAAAGTAGCAGAGATCGGCTATAAGGAAATCGAGTTTCACAGCATACATCTTGTTCCTGCATATGCTAGCCTCTTAAAGGAATTGGGTCTTTCGGTAAGTAGTAGCCATGTGATGCCCCCCTTTTTGACCGGGCAATGGGAAGCCTATGGGATTCCAAAACCGGAGGATGATTCCTTTCAATCGCAGCTAAATATAGCCAGTCAATATGGTGTAAAGCATTTGGTTATGCCGATGTTGTTACCACAGGAAAGAGGGAATCTGGATCATTATAAAAAACTGGCTGAACTTTTCAATCGATGTGGGGAGGCTTGTAGAAAGCAAGGCGTTTACTTCTGCTATCATCATCATAATTTTGAATTCGAACCATTAGAAGGCTATTCTCCTATGGAGGTCTTTCTCAATCATACCGATCCGGAACTGGTTTCCTTTGAACTGGATATATTTTGGCTGGCCGTGGCAGGAAAGGATCCAATCGAATTTATGAAGAAGCATGGAGATCGAATAAAACTCCTGCACCTCAAGGATCTCAAAGCTGGTGTTTCCCCTAACTTTAAAACCCTGGAAACAGCTATGAATATGCCGGAGATATTTTTAGAAGTAGGAAATGGAGTGTTAGATATAAAAAGAAGCCTGGAAATGGCCAGAACGATTGGGATTTCCCATGCATATGTGGAACAGGATTTTAGTCCCCATCCTCTTCAAAGTATTAGAAAGAGTTATCAATTTTTAGAAGCATTAGGATTATAA
- a CDS encoding SDR family oxidoreductase codes for MDLLLKDKVAVITGGSVGIGLAVAKGLAAEGVHLALCARNEERLEKEAEGIRTTYGVKVLAKACDVAKMDDITAFVEAVQAEFGGADILINNAGKGTNEKIIDAEDEKWQYFWDLHVMAAVRLSRAMMPLMNARGGGVILNNSSICAKQPLGYEPIYNTTKAALSMFSKCLANECIPMNIRVNTINPGLILTPDWWNTAESLAEEQGITAKEYLDNIAKENTPIGRFASPEELANFFVFMCSDKASYCVGSTYYVDGGWLKVVE; via the coding sequence ATGGATCTACTACTCAAAGATAAAGTCGCTGTCATCACCGGAGGCAGCGTAGGTATAGGTTTGGCGGTAGCTAAAGGACTGGCCGCGGAAGGCGTGCATTTAGCCTTATGTGCTAGAAATGAAGAACGATTGGAAAAGGAGGCAGAGGGAATTCGTACGACCTATGGCGTAAAGGTGTTGGCGAAAGCCTGCGACGTCGCAAAAATGGACGATATTACAGCTTTTGTTGAGGCGGTTCAGGCAGAATTTGGAGGTGCTGATATTTTGATTAATAATGCCGGCAAAGGCACTAACGAAAAGATCATAGATGCAGAAGATGAAAAGTGGCAATACTTCTGGGATTTGCATGTAATGGCAGCGGTTCGATTATCCAGAGCTATGATGCCTTTGATGAATGCCCGAGGAGGAGGGGTAATCCTGAATAATTCTTCTATTTGTGCCAAGCAACCTTTGGGCTATGAACCCATATACAATACCACCAAGGCTGCCTTATCTATGTTTTCTAAATGCCTGGCCAATGAGTGCATCCCCATGAACATTCGGGTCAATACCATCAATCCAGGATTGATCCTGACACCGGATTGGTGGAATACAGCAGAATCCCTAGCTGAAGAACAAGGCATCACGGCCAAAGAATATTTGGACAATATTGCTAAAGAAAATACGCCTATTGGTCGATTTGCCAGCCCTGAAGAGCTCGCAAATTTCTTTGTCTTTATGTGCTCGGATAAAGCGAGTTATTGTGTGGGCTCGACTTATTATGTCGATGGTGGTTGGTTGAAGGTGGTGGAGTAA
- a CDS encoding sialidase family protein, whose amino-acid sequence MKLLLSAFALLLLSYSCSNKISVPLTTGIKSEFVYETAPFPECHASSIAETPEGLVVVWFGGTKEKNKDVEIWMSRKADESWTEMRAIADGVQEDGSRHPCWNPVLFQVPDGDLLLFYKVGPSPSTWWGEMKRSSDGGKNWSEAKKLEGGIGPVKNKPELIGDVLLCPSSTEHDGWRVHFERTADFGESWEISEPINDGKTYNAIQPSILKHGGNKLQILCRSKEGILLSSWSDDAGNTWSDLEPSGLPNPNSGTDALTLKDGRHLLVYNHTTTPKGKWGGARSPLNVAISEDGKSWSALAVLENEKGEYSYPAVIQAADGKVHISYTWKRQRVKHVVLDPGELKSKPILDGNWPVD is encoded by the coding sequence ATGAAACTACTACTGTCTGCCTTCGCCTTATTATTACTCAGCTATTCATGTTCAAATAAGATATCTGTCCCTTTGACAACTGGGATTAAATCAGAATTTGTATATGAAACAGCTCCTTTTCCCGAATGCCATGCTTCCAGTATTGCTGAAACACCAGAGGGTCTGGTGGTCGTTTGGTTTGGAGGGACAAAAGAGAAAAACAAAGATGTCGAAATATGGATGAGCAGAAAGGCTGATGAAAGCTGGACGGAGATGCGTGCTATTGCTGATGGAGTGCAGGAAGATGGAAGTCGTCATCCTTGCTGGAATCCGGTTTTGTTTCAAGTACCTGATGGAGATCTTTTGCTGTTTTATAAAGTAGGCCCAAGTCCTTCGACCTGGTGGGGCGAAATGAAACGTTCTTCAGATGGAGGAAAGAATTGGTCGGAAGCAAAAAAACTGGAAGGGGGAATTGGCCCGGTTAAAAATAAACCAGAATTGATCGGTGATGTCTTGTTATGTCCTTCAAGTACTGAGCATGACGGATGGAGGGTGCACTTTGAACGAACTGCTGATTTTGGGGAAAGTTGGGAAATATCTGAACCTATAAATGATGGCAAAACCTACAATGCTATTCAACCCAGTATCCTCAAACATGGGGGAAATAAGCTACAGATATTATGTAGAAGTAAAGAAGGTATCCTCCTGAGTAGTTGGTCAGATGATGCTGGAAATACTTGGTCGGATTTAGAACCCAGCGGACTACCCAATCCGAATAGTGGAACAGATGCACTAACCTTAAAAGACGGAAGGCATTTACTGGTTTATAATCATACGACTACCCCCAAGGGAAAATGGGGAGGAGCTCGTTCCCCTTTGAATGTAGCCATCAGCGAGGATGGAAAATCCTGGTCAGCTTTAGCGGTCCTGGAAAATGAGAAAGGGGAATATTCTTATCCTGCAGTTATTCAGGCTGCAGATGGCAAAGTGCACATCAGCTATACCTGGAAGAGACAGCGTGTAAAGCATGTAGTACTAGATCCAGGGGAATTGAAATCAAAGCCAATTCTGGATGGAAATTGGCCAGTAGATTAA
- a CDS encoding FAD-linked oxidase C-terminal domain-containing protein has product MKKLSTNIASLQGILGNRLKLEEEIRSLHAEDISWHPALLPDAVCYPQDTEEVAEIVKICAKHKTPIVPFGAGTSLEGHIIPQRGGISLDMSRMNQVLSINPIDKDCVVEAGVKKLVLNEQLKKEGLFFAAGPNIDASLGGIAATAASGANAVRYGTARENIRALRIVTAKGEIMDTGRRVKKHAAGYDLTHLMIGSEGTLGIITEVTAILHPIPQHAAVAVISFPNMDAAIGAALALGKEGLPLAMLEFMDETILKMVNTYCQTDYPCLPSLFLELHGEEEMVENYQEKIGKLSSQFGGSGFKWGTESQDKEELWKARYNAAYAAKDSRPGGALIPTDVCVPISMLAQCIREIKEEIQDIPLTLPFLGHVGDGNFHITPCIMEDDPAEVKWMQELNHRLICKAQALGGTCTGEHGIGIGKKAYLKEEAGPVAIAIMKSIKKALDPDDILNPGKIFD; this is encoded by the coding sequence ATGAAAAAGCTCTCTACCAACATTGCAAGTCTTCAAGGCATATTAGGAAATCGACTGAAACTTGAAGAAGAAATCCGAAGCCTTCATGCAGAAGATATTTCCTGGCATCCGGCTTTGCTGCCGGATGCGGTTTGCTATCCTCAAGACACGGAGGAAGTAGCGGAGATTGTGAAAATATGTGCAAAACATAAGACTCCTATTGTGCCCTTTGGTGCGGGCACTTCTCTGGAAGGGCATATCATTCCTCAAAGAGGAGGCATCAGTCTCGATATGAGCCGAATGAATCAGGTACTTTCCATTAATCCTATTGATAAAGATTGTGTAGTTGAGGCAGGGGTAAAGAAATTGGTGCTAAATGAACAGCTTAAAAAGGAAGGGCTCTTTTTTGCAGCAGGCCCCAATATTGATGCAAGTCTGGGCGGGATAGCTGCTACTGCTGCCAGTGGCGCGAATGCGGTACGTTATGGGACGGCCAGAGAAAATATTCGAGCATTGAGAATCGTGACTGCCAAAGGGGAAATCATGGATACAGGCAGGCGAGTAAAAAAACATGCAGCCGGTTATGATTTGACTCATTTAATGATCGGTTCGGAGGGAACCCTGGGCATAATCACGGAAGTAACTGCCATTCTTCATCCCATTCCACAACATGCAGCTGTGGCAGTTATATCATTTCCGAATATGGATGCAGCAATAGGGGCAGCATTGGCTTTGGGAAAAGAAGGCTTGCCATTGGCGATGCTTGAATTTATGGACGAGACTATACTGAAAATGGTCAACACCTATTGCCAAACGGATTATCCCTGCTTACCCAGCCTCTTTCTCGAATTACATGGAGAAGAAGAAATGGTTGAGAATTATCAGGAAAAGATAGGCAAACTTAGCTCACAATTTGGAGGAAGTGGATTTAAATGGGGGACAGAAAGTCAGGATAAAGAAGAGTTATGGAAGGCTCGTTATAATGCCGCTTATGCGGCCAAAGATAGCCGTCCGGGTGGAGCCCTGATCCCAACTGATGTTTGTGTCCCTATTTCGATGCTGGCACAATGCATCCGAGAAATCAAGGAAGAGATACAGGACATCCCATTGACGCTTCCCTTTCTTGGACATGTAGGAGATGGGAATTTTCATATTACACCCTGCATCATGGAGGATGATCCCGCAGAAGTAAAATGGATGCAGGAACTCAATCATCGCCTTATCTGCAAAGCACAGGCCCTCGGGGGAACCTGCACAGGCGAACATGGCATAGGAATCGGTAAGAAGGCATACCTGAAAGAGGAAGCTGGGCCGGTTGCTATTGCTATCATGAAAAGTATCAAAAAGGCCCTCGACCCGGATGACATTCTCAATCCCGGGAAGATTTTTGATTAA